The following coding sequences lie in one Deltaproteobacteria bacterium genomic window:
- a CDS encoding zinc ribbon domain-containing protein gives MSACPHCEVQVSPADVFCKSCGARLVRGGGPQQAPGAGPEPDLEEDGSAARGPSTKLVLVLLLDLCLLGASAALVYATLSRFRPSSGTGGATGPADAAEVRAPRDAGVADAARARPDGHLRDAARRWDLRSVRGRGKGGGRRVGPDPLPLPLDGNRLDAAGPVGAADAAPPVAVDAAAPSTSPDAAGSSGLVPALRSPVRR, from the coding sequence ATGTCTGCTTGCCCGCATTGCGAGGTCCAGGTCAGTCCCGCGGACGTGTTCTGCAAGAGCTGCGGTGCCCGTCTGGTGCGCGGAGGAGGGCCGCAGCAGGCTCCCGGCGCCGGACCGGAGCCGGATCTCGAGGAGGACGGGTCCGCGGCGAGAGGCCCGTCGACCAAGCTGGTGCTCGTGCTCCTCCTCGATCTCTGCTTGCTCGGGGCGTCGGCGGCGCTGGTCTACGCCACGCTCTCGCGGTTTCGCCCGTCGTCCGGGACGGGAGGGGCGACCGGCCCGGCCGACGCGGCGGAGGTACGCGCTCCGAGAGATGCCGGCGTTGCCGATGCCGCTCGTGCACGGCCGGACGGACACCTGCGCGATGCGGCCCGACGGTGGGACCTCCGAAGTGTTCGCGGGCGCGGCAAGGGGGGCGGTCGTCGCGTCGGACCGGACCCGCTTCCGCTGCCCCTCGACGGAAACAGGCTGGATGCGGCGGGCCCGGTGGGAGCGGCCGATGCGGCCCCCCCGGTGGCGGTGGACGCGGCGGCGCCGTCCACGTCACCGGACGCGGCAGGTAGCTCCGGCCTCGTCCCCGCGCTGCGCTCCCCGGTGCGCCGGTAG
- a CDS encoding response regulator codes for MSTLFELPDAQREALRGIEVLLVDRDERVRDGFRKLLASAGVLVTATEDDARALEWAREKYFSVAVVDVDTPAHDAGLGLLRELRAASPATAVVLLSARQTFDIAADGFRAGAADVVAKSPENVSYLTEQVVKLCLRSAKTETRDRLLSEVLDVHEQFLKRLIDATRRAAMAEEAAGGGSQVTADVRECVVLVVDDNPRNGPSMQAALGTTTGYRVFTALTGGEALDFVGQHRFQIALVKEGLPDLPSSMVIKSLKGEVPDGIVLVYLPPGETPGRVEIVQENSQHLVLIPEFTDGDQLVGQMQELREAYVAKVRERRYLQFFRREHYDFLRRYVELRQKITALLPPGKTAPAE; via the coding sequence ATGAGCACACTCTTCGAGCTTCCCGACGCACAGCGGGAGGCGCTGCGGGGGATCGAGGTGCTGCTCGTCGACCGCGATGAGCGGGTGCGAGACGGCTTCCGCAAGCTCTTGGCCTCGGCGGGGGTGCTGGTCACGGCGACGGAGGACGACGCGCGGGCCCTGGAGTGGGCGCGCGAGAAATACTTCTCGGTCGCCGTGGTGGACGTGGACACGCCCGCTCACGACGCCGGCCTCGGGCTTCTGCGCGAGCTTCGTGCCGCCTCTCCCGCCACCGCCGTGGTGTTGCTCTCCGCGCGGCAAACCTTCGACATCGCAGCCGACGGTTTCCGCGCAGGCGCCGCCGACGTGGTGGCCAAGTCGCCGGAGAACGTGAGCTACCTGACCGAGCAGGTGGTGAAGCTCTGCCTGCGCTCGGCCAAGACGGAGACCCGGGACAGGCTGCTCTCCGAGGTGCTGGACGTACACGAGCAATTCCTCAAGCGCCTCATCGACGCCACGCGCCGAGCGGCCATGGCCGAGGAGGCGGCGGGCGGCGGGTCGCAGGTGACCGCAGACGTTCGCGAGTGCGTGGTGCTCGTCGTCGACGACAACCCGCGCAACGGCCCGTCGATGCAGGCCGCTCTCGGCACGACGACCGGCTACAGGGTCTTCACGGCGCTCACTGGCGGAGAGGCGCTGGACTTCGTGGGGCAGCATCGCTTTCAGATCGCCCTCGTGAAGGAGGGGCTGCCGGACCTGCCGAGCAGCATGGTCATCAAGAGCCTCAAGGGGGAGGTTCCCGACGGCATCGTGCTGGTCTACCTCCCGCCGGGGGAGACGCCCGGCCGCGTCGAGATCGTGCAGGAGAACAGCCAGCACCTGGTCCTGATTCCCGAGTTCACCGACGGAGACCAGCTCGTGGGGCAGATGCAGGAACTGCGAGAAGCCTACGTGGCCAAGGTGCGAGAGCGGCGCTACCTGCAGTTCTTTCGACGCGAGCACTACGACTTCCTGCGCCGCTACGTGGAGCTCCGTCAAAAGATCACCGCGCTGCTGCCCCCGGGCAAGACGGCGCCTGCCGAGTAG
- the udk gene encoding uridine kinase, which translates to MHDEIRPLMVGIAGGTGSGKSTVARKIAAGLPSGAAVVLEHDAYYRDHSEVPHVDRALLNYDHPDALDNELLVRHLGELRCGRGVDVPIYDFKTHARRAETRRVEPARVIILEGILVFVEESIRALLDMKIFVDTDADIRIMRRVRRDIEERGRDFASVREQYYRTVRPMHQQFVEPSKRCADLVIPEGGENRVALDTIVGKLLYVLSS; encoded by the coding sequence ATGCACGACGAGATACGCCCGCTGATGGTCGGGATCGCCGGTGGAACCGGTTCGGGGAAGAGTACCGTGGCTCGCAAGATCGCGGCGGGTCTCCCCTCGGGAGCGGCGGTGGTCCTCGAGCACGACGCGTACTACCGCGATCACTCCGAGGTCCCGCACGTCGATCGTGCGCTGCTCAACTACGATCATCCCGACGCGCTGGACAACGAACTGCTCGTCCGCCACCTCGGCGAGCTGCGCTGCGGCCGGGGGGTCGACGTTCCGATCTACGACTTCAAGACGCACGCGCGGCGGGCCGAGACGCGCCGCGTGGAGCCGGCGCGGGTCATCATCCTCGAGGGGATCCTCGTCTTCGTCGAGGAGTCGATACGCGCGCTCCTGGACATGAAGATCTTCGTGGACACCGACGCGGACATCCGCATCATGCGCCGCGTGCGGCGGGATATCGAGGAGCGCGGACGCGACTTCGCGAGCGTGCGGGAGCAGTACTACCGGACCGTGCGTCCCATGCACCAGCAATTCGTGGAGCCGTCGAAGCGTTGCGCCGACCTCGTGATCCCCGAGGGGGGCGAGAACCGCGTCGCCCTCGACACGATCGTCGGCAAGCTGCTCTACGTGCTGTCGAGCTAA